A window of Leptolyngbya sp. FACHB-261 genomic DNA:
CAGTGCCAGCTTCAGCCCAGATGGCCAGACGATTGTTACCGCTTCTTGGGACAGAACGGCCCGCCTCTGGGACCGCTCCGGCAACCAGCTCGCTGAACTCAAGCATCAGGGCAATGTCACCAGTGCCAGCTTCAGCCCAGATGGCCAGACGATTGTTACCGCTTCTTGGGACAAAACGGCCCGCCTCTGGGACCGCTCCGGCAACCAGCTCGCTGAACTCAAGGGACATCAGGGCTCTGTCAACAGTGCCAGCTTCAGCCCAGATGGGCAGACCATTGTTACCGCTTCCGCTGACAACACTGCTCGTCTCTGGGACCGCTCCGGCAAGCTGTTAGCCGAGATCAAAGGTGCCAACAGTGCCAGCTTCAGCCCGGA
This region includes:
- a CDS encoding WD40 repeat domain-containing protein, producing the protein SASFSPDGQTIVTASWDRTARLWDRSGNQLAELKHQGNVTSASFSPDGQTIVTASWDKTARLWDRSGNQLAELKGHQGSVNSASFSPDGQTIVTASADNTARLWDRSGKLLAEIKGANSASFSPDGQTILTASADGTARVWPYDNLDRLLTRGCQWLEGYLIASPEDLETLKVCQKQAH